The proteins below are encoded in one region of Oryzias melastigma strain HK-1 linkage group LG7, ASM292280v2, whole genome shotgun sequence:
- the kcng1 gene encoding potassium voltage-gated channel subfamily G member 1 — protein MTLLAGDGSDYDYSALSCASETSLNPPPHQEEEAQKGCFYKRAEPLPQLAPDGAPLSGKRKLHAIINVGGLRYQLPWTTLEDFPLSRLGQLRLCSSFDEIMRVCDDYDVTHNEFFFDRSPCAFRTILTYLRAGKLRSLREMCALSFREELLYWGVPEESLEWCCRRRLLQRVEEFEAMERAQEEEELLEDLLDSEGGRRERAGESRVGKCMSKLRDMVERPQSGLPGKIFACLSVLFVTITAINLSISTLPAMREEEETGTCSQMCYNIFIVETVCVAWFSLEFTLRFIQDRSKLTFLRKPLNLIDVVAILPYYITLLVDNTSDSLSTNSYLDKVGLVLRVLRALRILYVMRLARHSLGLQTLGLTARRCTREFGLLLLFLCVAIALYSPLLYLIENEVASTKEFTSIPATYWWAVITMTTVGYGDMVPRSIPGQVVALSSILSGILLMAFPVTSIFHTFSRSYVELKQEQQRLLQRRTHFLLRSRMAGLGSNLSLESDVIFPMGPSDPRDLDD, from the exons ATGACCCTGCTGGCGGGCGATGGCTCTGACTACGACTACAGCGCCCTGAGCTGTGCCTCTGAGACCTCCCTCAACCCGCCTCCCCATCAAGAGGAGGAGGCCCAGAAGGGGTGCTTCTACAAGAGGGCCGAGCCGCTCCCTCAGCTCGCCCCGGACGGCGCGCCTCTGTCCGGCAAGCGTAAGCTGCACGCCATCATCAACGTGGGCGGCCTGCGCTACCAGCTGCCCTGGACCACCCTGGAGGACTTCCCGCTGTCCCGCCTGGGCCAGCTGCGCCTCTGCAGCAGCTTCGACGAGATCATGCGGGTCTGTGACGACTACGACGTCACGCACAACGAGTTCTTCTTCGACCGCAGCCCCTGCGCCTTCCGCACCATCCTGACCTACCTCCGGGCGGGAAAGCTGCGCTCCCTCCGGGAGATGTGCGCCCTCTCCTTCAGAGAGGAGCTGCTGTACTGGGGGGTTCCCGAGGAGAGCCTGGAGTGGTGCTGTCGGCGGCGCCTGCTGCAGCGCGTGGAGGAGTTTGAGGCCATGGAGAGGgctcaggaggaggaggaactcCTGGAGGACCTGCTGGACTCGGAGGGCGGCCGCAGGGAGCGCGCCGGCGAGTCCAGAGTGGGGAAGTGCATGAGCAAGCTGAGGGACATGGTGGAGAGGCCTCAGTCGGGCCTCCCGGGGAAGATCTTCGCCTGCTTGTCAGTGCTGTTTGTCACCATCACTGCCATCAACCTCTCCATCAGCACCTTGCCAGCcatgagggaggaggaggagaca GGCACGTGCTCCCAGATGTGCTACAACATCTTCATCGTGGAGACGGTGTGCGTGGCCTGGTTCTCCCTGGAGTTCACCCTGCGCTTCATCCAGGACCGCAGCAAGCTGACCTTCCTCAGGAAGCCGCTCAACCTGATCGACGTGGTGGCCATCCTGCCGTACTACATCACGCTGCTGGTGGACAACACCTCGGATTCGCTGTCCACCAACAGCTACCTGGACAAAGTGGGCTTGGTGCTGCGCGTTCTCCGAGCGCTGCGCATCCTCTACGTGATGCGGCTGGCCCGCCACTCGCTGGGCCTGCAGACTCTCGGGCTGACGGCTCGCCGCTGCACGCGGGAGTTCGgactgctcctcctcttcctgtgcGTGGCCATCGCGCTGTACTCCCCTCTGCTGTACTTGATCGAGAACGAAGTGGCCAGCACGAAGGAGTTCACCAGCATCCCCGCCACCTACTGGTGGGCGGTCATCACCATGACGACGGTGGGATACGGCGACATGGTGCCGAGGAGCATCCCGGGCCAGGTGGTGGCCCTGAGCAGCATCCTGAGCGGCATCCTGCTGATGGCCTTCCCCGTCACCTCCATCTTCCACACGTTCTCGCGCTCGTACGTGGAGCTGAAGCAGGAGCAGCAGCGCCTCCTGCAGAGGAGGACTCACTTCCTGCTGCGCAGCCGCATGGCCGGCCTCGGCAGCAACCTCTCCCTGGAGAGTGACGTGATCTTCCCCATGGGTCCATCTGACCCCAGAGACCTGGACGACTGA